A genomic region of Carassius carassius chromosome 27, fCarCar2.1, whole genome shotgun sequence contains the following coding sequences:
- the LOC132106814 gene encoding adenosine 5'-monophosphoramidase HINT3-like, with protein MTGEKCDSDVKQDSSDDDRDETCVFCKIANRDDPSTEILAEDEDIVCFQDIDPVAPHHYLVIPKKHIHSCLSLQTDDIQLVKKMADMGREVLKAKNVTNLEDISLGFHVPPYITVPHLHLHVLAPFSQVFKWVIWKYTSFWYLTEEKLLQTLTGNKKEKKNGHVTAACRNV; from the exons ATGACTGGAGAAAAGTGTGACTCTGATGTAAAGCAGGATTCTTCTGACGACGACAGGGATGAGACTTGTGTTTTCTGTAAAATCGCGAACAGAGACGATCCATCCACTGAGATATTGGCGGAA GATGAGGACATTGTTTGTTTCCAGGACATTGATCCAGTTGCACCTCATCACTACCTGGTTATACCCAAGAAACATATCCATAGCTGTTTGTCACTCCAAACTGATGATATACAGCTTG TGAAGAAGATGGCAGACATGGGAAGAGAGGTACTGAAAGCCAAGAATGTCACCAATTTGGAAGACATCAG TCTAGGTTTCCATGTGCCTCCATATATCACTGTGCCCCACCTGCACCTCCATGTTCTAGCACCTTTTAGTCAGGTGTTTAAATGGGTGATATGGAAGTACACATCCTTCTGGTACCTCACT GAGGAGAAGCTGCTTCAGACACTGACggggaataaaaaagaaaaaaagaatgggcaTGTAACCGCTGCATGCCGCAATGTTTAG
- the LOC132107279 gene encoding syntaxin-11-like — MRDRLGHLQAVSLSNGTAAEHETAQSLPPSENTDYDDPPQDPSTNPDMEAVFDEAQEARRQIQYIHLEVKRLRERNSHIFTGAVCSSASDTSDSNVIAADIKTRGQEMLVHLRKMDSHRKELEEKYGVNSPMTRIARTQYASISNSFRYAMVEYNDAEMSHRESCKAYIQRQMEIVGREVTGDQIEEMLESGQWNVFSENMISEGKTARSALIQIESRHTELLQLERRIQSLHEVFLDVAMLVEEQSSMIDYIHTNVQSTEVEVKDILVKLERAKRHDRSNPFKKMFFWKR; from the coding sequence ATGAGGGACAGACTTGGACATCTCCAGGCAGTATCACTGTCTAATGGCACTGCAGCAGAACATGAAACTGCCCAATCTCTCCCTCCATCAGAAAACACAGACTATGATGACCCTCCTCAGGACCCCAGCACCAACCCTGACATGGAAGCTGTCTTTGATGAGGCACAGGAGGCTCGTCGTCAGATTCAGTACATCCACCTGGAAGTAAAGCGTCTCAGGGAGCGAAACTCACACATTTTTACAGGCGCAGTCTGCTCTAGTGCTTCAGATACCAGTGACTCTAATGTTATTGCAGCTGACATCAAAACACGTGGACAGGAGATGCTCGTGCACCTTCGCAAGATGGATTCCCACAGGAAAGAGTTAGAGGAAAAGTATGGCGTCAATTCACCGATGACGAGAATCGCCCGAACACAGTATGCCAGCATAAGCAACAGTTTTCGTTATGCCATGGTGGAGTACAATGACGCTGAGATGAGCCATAGGGAGTCCTGCAAGGCGTATATTCAACGTCAGATGGAGATTGTGGGCCGAGAGGTCACAGGTGACCAGATCGAAGAGATGTTGGAGAGCGGTCAGTGGAACGTCTTCAGTGagaacatgatttctgaaggtaaAACGGCGCGGTCTGCACTCATTCAGATTGAGAGCCGACATACGGAACTGCTGCAGCTAGAGAGACGCATACAGAGCCTTCATGAGGTTTTTCTGGATGTGGCCATGTTAGTGGAAGAGCAGAGTTCAATGATAGACTACATTCACACCAATGTTCAATCAACTGAGGTGGAGGTCAAGGACATCCTTGTGAAGCTGGAGCGAGCCAAGAGACATGACAGGAGCAATCCGTTTAAGAAAATGTTCTTCTGGAAACGATGA
- the LOC132107278 gene encoding syntaxin-11-like: MRDRLDHLQTISESKSQLEEVESDSFSNVDLEDFSQHAVIYDNSDEMDSVLDEAQDTRREIQLIRLEVKRLRDQNTRILSEPTRTTHVKQDASVIVGDIKTRGQDVLSRLQKMDAHAKELEEEHGLNSAVARIARTQYATLSNNFRDAMTEYNDAEMDHKESCKRHIQRQMEIVGRDVTGDQIEEMLENGQWNIFNDNVMSEGKTARSALNQIESRHRDLLDLESRLQSLHEVFLDVAMLVEEQGPMTDYILNNVQKTDAMLGEVLIKLEQAKRHDNNNPFKKMFCGCFPCAKN, translated from the coding sequence ATGAGGGACAGactggatcatcttcagaccatttCAGAGTCTAAAAGCCAGCTAGAGGAGGTGGAATCTGACTCTTTCAGCAATGTGGACCTGGAGGATTTCAGCCAACATGCAGTCATTTATGACAACAGTGATGAGATGGACTCTGTACTCGATGAGGCTCAAGATACTAGACGTGAGATTCAGTTAATCCGCCTGGAGGTGAAGCGTCTCAGGGACCAAAACACACGGATACTTAGCGAACCGACTCGTACAACTCATGTAAAGCAGGATGCCAGTGTCATCGTAGGAGACATCAAGACCCGTGGACAGGACGTTCTGTCACGTCTACAAAAAATGGACGCCCACGCCAAAGAGCTTGAAGAAGAGCATGGCCTCAATTCAGCTGTGGCGAGAATCGCCCGAACACAGTACGCCACCCTAAGCAACAACTTCCGAGATGCAATGACAGAGTACAATGATGCTGAGATGGATCACAAAGAATCGTGCAAGCGTCATATTCAAAGGCAAATGGAGATTGTGGGCCGAGATGTGACAGGTGACCAGATTGAGGAGATGCTGGAGAATGGTCAGTGGAACATCTTCAATGATAACGTCATGTCAGAAGGGAAAACGGCTCGTTCGGCACTCAACCAGATTGAGAGCCGTCATCGTGACCTGCTGGATTTAGAAAGCAGACTCCAGAGCCTTCATGAAGTGTTCCTGGATGTGGCTATGCTTGTAGAGGAACAAGGACCCATGACAGACTACATCTTAAACAATGTTCAGAAAACAGATGCTATGCTTGGTGAAGTCCTTATCAAACTAGAACAGGCCAAGAGACATGACAATAACAACCCATTCAAGAAAATGTTCTGTGGATGCTTTCCATGCGCTAAAAACTGA